Proteins encoded within one genomic window of Rhododendron vialii isolate Sample 1 chromosome 1a, ASM3025357v1:
- the LOC131319727 gene encoding adenylylsulfatase HINT3, which yields MEARRRLALLSSHLRPTTTGSPTSPVSASNCALASVCEKGNQERDCVFCRIIRGESPALKLYEDDVCLCILDTNPVSRGHSLIIPKSHFPCLQATPPPVIGAMCSKVPFISNAVVKATGCDSYNLLVNNGAAAGQVIFHTHLHIIPRKARDCLWASESLPRHPLKLDHETSQLADRIRKELLFFNSSKDDEGQGSTLSTN from the exons ATGGAGGCACGACGTCGTCTCGCCCTTCTCTCTTCCCACCTCCGCCCAACAACCACCGGTTCCCCCACTTCGCCCGTTTCGGCTTCGAATTGTGCTTTGGCTTCGGTTTGTGAAAAGGGTAATCAGGAGAGGGATTGTGTTTTCTGCAGAATCATTCGAGGCGAGTCTCCAGCTTTGAag CTTTATGAAGATGACGTATGCCTATGCATATTGGATACAAATCCAGTGAGTCGTGG GCATTCTCTTATTATACCAAAGTCACATTTTCCATGCCTGCAAGCAACTCCTCCACCT GTAATTGGAGCCATGTGCTCAAAAGTACCTTTTATCAGCAATGCAGTTGTCAAAGCTACCGGTTGTG ATTCATACAACTTGCTGGTCAACAATGGTGCGGCTGCAGGCCAAGTTATATTTCAC ACTCACCTCCATATAATTCCTCGCAAAGCACGGGATTGTTTGTGGGCTTCTGAG AGCTTGCCGAGGCATCCTTTGAAGTTAGACCACGAAACTTCCCAACTTGCTGATCGAATTCGGAAAGAATTATTGTTCTTCAACAGCTCCAAAGATGATGAGGGTCAAGGATCTACTCTATCGACGAACTAA